A genomic window from Candidatus Nitrosotenuis uzonensis includes:
- the gatE gene encoding Glu-tRNA(Gln) amidotransferase subunit GatE yields MSNVSADLEKIGLLVGLEIHQQLATNKKLFCRCPQLETDEYPIQFTRRLRLAKSELGKYDPAAVFESSKSKIIKYNANPKSSCLVEYDDEPPHSLDSDAKATALIIASALHSSIFNESYVMRKIVIDGSNTSGFQRTMLVSQGGYLDVEGQNVSVQSICLEEDAAKLLNDAENVREYALDRLGIPLVEIALAPVSGTPAQIKKIALTLGRLLRVTRRVARGIGSIRQDVNVSVAGGGIVEVKGVQQLDQLEKVIMFEAKRQHGLQIVAEKLAHVDIEKISKDGNVFDLSEFFTTSKSKIIQKSLKEGASIKALRTRGLAGMFGFEPYEGVRLGRELGQQVRFFGIGGIFHSDELPNYGIESADVEKIREKLELGKDDGFLIIAGTNEKIDFAIDAIINRIKDAKNGVPAETRAATPTGETVFLRPRPGSSRMYPETDIPPVITSNEELEFARANTPISWDETIAMLQKKYELNAQLAEQIFDSDYLDLFESICADKKNNPNFVASVLCSTITNLERRGLDASLLKPEQIAESFQMLSEQKIAKESLEIIYEYIMSGKIKTVQEYIQKYLHDVNDSELEEFIGKIVSENVNAIKSQGERASGMLMGMAMKSLRGKVSGEKINKILTIKIREIIDS; encoded by the coding sequence ATGAGCAACGTGTCAGCAGACCTAGAAAAAATAGGACTCTTGGTAGGACTGGAAATACACCAGCAGCTTGCGACAAACAAAAAACTGTTCTGCAGGTGTCCTCAGCTTGAAACGGACGAATATCCAATACAGTTCACAAGGAGGCTGAGGCTGGCAAAAAGCGAGCTTGGCAAGTATGATCCTGCCGCTGTCTTTGAGTCATCAAAGTCAAAGATCATAAAATATAATGCAAATCCCAAGAGCAGCTGTCTTGTCGAGTATGATGATGAACCGCCGCACTCACTTGATAGCGATGCAAAGGCAACTGCCCTGATAATCGCATCAGCTCTTCACTCCTCAATATTTAACGAATCATATGTAATGAGAAAGATAGTCATCGACGGCTCCAACACATCAGGGTTCCAGAGAACCATGCTTGTATCCCAGGGAGGATACCTGGATGTGGAAGGACAGAATGTCAGCGTGCAGTCAATATGCCTTGAGGAAGATGCAGCAAAGCTGCTCAACGATGCAGAGAATGTACGAGAGTATGCACTTGACAGACTAGGCATTCCGCTAGTTGAGATCGCCCTTGCCCCTGTCAGCGGTACGCCTGCGCAGATAAAAAAAATCGCCCTCACACTTGGCAGGCTCCTTCGGGTTACGCGTCGCGTGGCAAGGGGTATAGGCTCCATCAGGCAGGATGTCAACGTATCAGTAGCAGGCGGTGGCATTGTGGAGGTAAAGGGAGTCCAGCAGCTTGACCAGCTGGAAAAGGTCATCATGTTTGAGGCAAAAAGGCAGCACGGACTGCAGATTGTTGCCGAAAAGCTCGCACATGTAGACATTGAAAAGATATCAAAGGATGGCAACGTCTTTGATCTTTCCGAGTTTTTTACCACCTCAAAATCCAAAATAATACAAAAGTCCCTCAAGGAAGGAGCTTCGATCAAGGCGCTCAGGACAAGAGGCCTTGCAGGAATGTTCGGCTTTGAGCCATATGAGGGGGTAAGGCTTGGACGAGAGTTGGGCCAGCAGGTACGATTTTTTGGAATAGGAGGGATCTTTCATTCTGATGAGCTGCCAAACTATGGAATAGAATCTGCCGATGTGGAAAAAATCAGAGAAAAGCTAGAGCTTGGCAAAGACGACGGATTTCTGATAATTGCAGGAACAAATGAGAAGATTGACTTTGCAATCGATGCCATCATCAACAGGATAAAAGACGCAAAGAATGGAGTTCCAGCAGAGACGCGCGCTGCCACTCCAACAGGTGAGACTGTGTTCTTGAGGCCGCGGCCCGGATCCTCAAGGATGTACCCGGAGACTGACATACCGCCTGTCATTACCAGCAACGAAGAGTTAGAGTTTGCAAGGGCAAACACTCCGATCTCGTGGGACGAGACAATAGCAATGCTGCAAAAAAAATATGAGCTTAACGCGCAGCTCGCAGAGCAGATATTTGATTCCGATTATCTTGATCTTTTCGAGTCCATATGTGCAGACAAGAAGAACAACCCCAATTTTGTAGCATCGGTTCTGTGCTCTACGATAACAAATCTGGAGCGAAGGGGTCTTGATGCTTCACTACTCAAGCCAGAGCAGATAGCAGAATCATTTCAGATGCTCTCTGAGCAAAAGATTGCAAAAGAATCACTTGAGATAATTTACGAATACATAATGTCAGGCAAAATAAAAACAGTACAAGAGTACATCCAAAAATATCTGCATGATGTGAATGATTCCGAGCTTGAGGAATTCATAGGCAAGATCGTATCAGAGAATGTAAATGCAATAAAGTCTCAAGGAGAGCGCGCAAGTGGTATGCTGATGGGTATGGCAATGAAATCGCTGAGGGGCAAGGTCTCTGGCGAAAAAATCAACAAGATATTGACAATAAAAATTAGAGAAATAATAGATAGTTAA
- the dnaJ gene encoding molecular chaperone DnaJ, whose translation MSAKRDYYEVLGVSKSDSADTIKSQYRKLALKFHPDRNKSPEAAEHFKEISEAYAVLSDPEKRKVYDQYGHAGLEGRYSTEDIFQGARGNFDDIFSNFGFGGFDSIFESLFGRSGGFGGYSRRRGEDLLYEADLTLEDVFHGKRLDIELKKNVDCNTCKGTGCAPGTKKETCSACRGQGQIRITRNMGFSTFMTVQPCSKCRGQGQIITKPCSECRGTGKVKGTKHLSFEVPAGIDNGDYVISGEGESVQDGSSGDLIVRVRVKPHPFFKRDGADIFYDAKITIADACLGANIEVPTLEKPEKIKVEEGTQPNAIIKLKGKGLPHVGSRGRGDQYVRLVVEIPTKLDKHQKELLQKLRDSFK comes from the coding sequence ATGTCTGCAAAACGAGATTACTATGAGGTGCTAGGCGTCTCCAAGTCTGACTCTGCAGACACAATAAAGTCGCAGTATAGGAAACTGGCGCTCAAGTTTCATCCTGACAGAAACAAGTCGCCAGAAGCAGCAGAGCACTTTAAGGAAATATCCGAAGCGTACGCGGTTCTCTCGGATCCGGAAAAGCGCAAAGTATACGACCAATACGGACACGCAGGACTTGAAGGCCGCTATTCCACAGAAGATATCTTCCAGGGAGCAAGGGGCAATTTTGATGACATTTTCTCAAATTTCGGATTTGGAGGATTCGACTCTATTTTCGAGTCGCTGTTTGGCAGGTCGGGCGGATTTGGCGGCTATTCGCGCAGAAGAGGCGAAGATCTTCTGTACGAGGCTGATCTTACACTAGAGGATGTTTTCCATGGAAAGAGGCTCGATATTGAGCTGAAAAAAAACGTGGACTGTAATACCTGCAAGGGAACCGGCTGCGCACCAGGGACAAAAAAAGAAACATGTTCAGCATGCAGGGGTCAGGGTCAGATTCGCATAACGCGAAACATGGGATTTTCCACTTTCATGACCGTGCAACCATGCAGCAAGTGCAGGGGTCAGGGTCAGATAATTACAAAGCCCTGCTCTGAATGCAGAGGGACAGGAAAGGTAAAGGGTACAAAACATCTCTCATTTGAAGTTCCTGCAGGAATAGATAACGGCGATTACGTGATAAGCGGCGAGGGCGAGTCCGTTCAGGACGGCTCGAGCGGAGATCTGATCGTGCGCGTGAGGGTAAAACCACACCCTTTCTTCAAAAGAGACGGAGCTGACATCTTTTATGATGCAAAGATTACCATTGCAGATGCATGCCTTGGGGCAAACATAGAGGTACCCACTCTAGAAAAGCCGGAAAAAATCAAGGTCGAGGAGGGAACCCAGCCTAATGCCATAATCAAGCTAAAGGGCAAGGGCCTGCCCCATGTAGGATCGAGGGGAAGAGGTGATCAATATGTGCGCCTTGTGGTCGAGATTCCAACAAAGCTTGACAAGCACCAAAAGGAACTGCTCCAAAAACTGCGCGATTCTTTCAAATAA
- the dnaK gene encoding molecular chaperone DnaK → MAKIIGIDLGTSNSAAAVMMGGKPALIPAAEGTSIGGKAFPSVVAFTKDGQLLVGEPARRQAVTNPDNTIVAAKRKMGTDYTYKIQGKEYKPQQISAFILQKIKKDAEAFLGEKVDKAVITVPAYFDDNQRQATKDAGTIAGLDVVRIINEPTAASLAFGLDKAGQDMKILVFDLGGGTLDVTIMEMGGGVFEVLSTSGDTQLGGTDMDKTLIDYVVNEFRKTTGIDLTKDSTAMTRVREAAEKAKIELSTVMETDINLPFISYDPSSGPKNLEIKLTRAKFEELIRPIVERCRTSIDNALRDAKLSASDVSKIVLVGGPTRIPLVKKFVGDVIGKNPESGVDPMEAVAMGAAIQAGIIAGDVTSDIVLLDVTPLTLGVETLGGLREPIIERNTTIPTSKTKVFTTAADNQTAVTIHVVQGERPMAADNVSLGSFNLTGIPPAPRGVPQIEVKFDIDANGILNVTAKDLGTKKEAKITIQAGSKLSKDEIEKLRQDAEKFAEEDKKKKEAVDLRNEAESFVYTAEKLITQDLKDKVTQEQGIKISEAIKEVKEVLDKEPDVLKQKLDALKTLVNQITTELYKNMPPPNQEQPQGGPEQAGQASEQGGPSEQKSQGSGAS, encoded by the coding sequence ATGGCAAAAATAATAGGAATTGATCTGGGAACAAGCAACTCTGCTGCGGCAGTGATGATGGGCGGCAAGCCTGCGCTCATCCCGGCAGCCGAGGGTACATCAATTGGCGGGAAGGCATTTCCATCAGTTGTAGCTTTCACAAAAGACGGCCAGCTGCTAGTAGGTGAGCCGGCAAGAAGGCAGGCTGTGACCAATCCAGATAACACCATAGTGGCAGCTAAAAGAAAGATGGGAACTGATTATACTTACAAAATCCAGGGCAAAGAGTACAAGCCGCAACAGATCTCAGCATTCATACTTCAAAAAATCAAAAAGGATGCAGAGGCGTTTCTTGGTGAAAAGGTGGACAAGGCAGTAATCACAGTACCTGCATACTTTGATGACAACCAAAGGCAGGCAACAAAAGATGCCGGAACAATTGCTGGCCTTGACGTGGTAAGAATAATCAACGAACCGACTGCAGCCTCACTTGCATTTGGCCTTGACAAGGCAGGTCAAGACATGAAAATTCTGGTGTTCGATCTTGGTGGTGGAACACTTGATGTCACAATAATGGAGATGGGAGGAGGAGTATTTGAGGTTCTCAGCACTTCTGGCGATACCCAGCTTGGTGGCACAGACATGGACAAAACTCTCATTGACTATGTCGTCAACGAATTCAGAAAGACCACGGGAATTGATCTTACCAAAGACAGCACTGCCATGACAAGAGTTAGGGAGGCAGCAGAGAAGGCAAAGATAGAGCTTTCAACTGTCATGGAAACTGATATCAACCTTCCATTCATATCATATGATCCTTCTTCGGGGCCAAAGAATCTTGAGATAAAGCTCACCCGTGCAAAGTTTGAAGAGCTAATACGACCGATAGTTGAAAGATGCAGAACATCAATTGACAACGCCCTACGAGATGCAAAACTTTCCGCATCCGATGTCTCAAAAATAGTTCTGGTGGGAGGCCCAACCAGAATCCCGCTTGTCAAAAAATTTGTCGGTGATGTAATTGGCAAGAATCCGGAATCCGGCGTAGACCCAATGGAAGCAGTTGCAATGGGAGCTGCAATCCAGGCCGGAATAATTGCTGGCGATGTGACAAGCGATATCGTATTACTTGATGTTACACCGCTTACTCTCGGCGTTGAGACGCTCGGGGGTCTGCGTGAGCCGATAATTGAGAGAAATACTACAATTCCGACATCGAAAACCAAGGTGTTCACTACTGCGGCAGATAACCAGACTGCGGTTACCATACATGTGGTGCAGGGCGAGAGGCCCATGGCAGCTGATAACGTATCACTTGGAAGCTTTAACCTTACTGGCATACCGCCAGCGCCAAGGGGCGTGCCACAAATCGAGGTAAAATTTGACATCGATGCAAACGGCATCCTGAACGTAACTGCAAAGGATCTTGGAACCAAAAAAGAGGCCAAGATCACAATACAGGCAGGCTCCAAGCTATCAAAGGATGAGATTGAGAAGCTCAGGCAGGATGCAGAAAAGTTTGCAGAGGAGGACAAGAAGAAAAAAGAGGCAGTAGATCTGAGAAACGAAGCAGAAAGCTTTGTCTACACTGCAGAAAAACTGATCACACAAGACCTCAAGGACAAGGTAACACAGGAACAAGGCATCAAGATATCAGAGGCGATCAAGGAAGTAAAAGAAGTGCTTGACAAAGAGCCAGATGTGCTAAAACAAAAACTGGATGCGCTCAAGACTCTGGTCAACCAGATTACAACTGAGCTTTACAAGAATATGCCGCCGCCAAACCAGGAGCAGCCTCAGGGCGGCCCAGAACAGGCTGGCCAGGCATCAGAGCAGGGCGGCCCATCAGAGCAAAAATCTCAGGGCTCTGGAGCAAGCTAA
- a CDS encoding nucleotide exchange factor GrpE: MEEPEIKKEVPVEGGDEPPTSQDDDIQLNQKISELEQQLATCQDKLKRSLADFQNLEKKTRADIESGINAKLDKFLLSFLTIYDDLVRAKEILKKENPNAQGLDSILKNTESLLAEYEVFPIDALGEIFDPNLHEAIAVIEDANLDENTITKEIRKGYISHKKTLRPTLVEISKKPQSK, encoded by the coding sequence TTGGAAGAGCCTGAGATAAAAAAAGAAGTGCCGGTTGAAGGGGGGGATGAACCGCCGACTTCGCAGGACGATGATATTCAACTGAATCAGAAAATAAGCGAGCTGGAACAGCAGCTTGCTACATGTCAGGACAAACTAAAGAGATCACTTGCTGATTTTCAGAACTTGGAAAAAAAGACCCGAGCTGACATAGAGAGCGGTATAAACGCCAAGCTCGATAAATTCTTGCTCAGCTTTTTGACCATCTACGATGATCTGGTACGTGCAAAAGAAATACTCAAGAAAGAAAACCCGAACGCTCAGGGACTTGATTCAATTCTCAAGAATACCGAGTCGCTGCTTGCAGAATATGAGGTGTTCCCGATCGACGCGCTGGGCGAAATATTTGATCCAAACTTGCATGAGGCAATAGCGGTAATTGAGGATGCCAATCTTGATGAGAACACAATAACAAAGGAAATCAGGAAAGGATATATTTCTCATAAAAAGACTTTAAGACCGACATTAGTGGAAATATCAAAAAAACCACAATCAAAATAA
- a CDS encoding DUF354 domain-containing protein yields MRIWFDILTPKQVLFFEPMIKRLQKNNRILCTSRNYREVVALARLKGMKMEFVGRHGGADKATKLTASLNRMITLAERIQRFGPDLTISFCSPEASRISYGLGIRHVAFCDSPHAEAVMRLSVPLVQKLLIPWIIPKEEFVRFGIAKKDIIPYKAIDAAVIVRNAKKSRYRGKRKKAILIRIEEEQAAYAKSDYKKISDIINRIANEFTDEDVVVLPRYKQQVSVLKREFGSKIKILDKVTIGSDLLQNTDVFVGSGGTMTAEAALFGIHTISYNAVPNLVLNYLVRKKLVHLQPDPAKITNLVARLLHSDKDTVRARAKNTLMSMEDPIEKLNGIIKSK; encoded by the coding sequence TTGAGGATCTGGTTTGACATTCTTACACCAAAACAAGTCTTGTTTTTTGAACCAATGATCAAACGATTGCAGAAAAACAACAGGATTCTTTGCACATCAAGAAACTATCGCGAAGTGGTAGCACTTGCAAGATTGAAGGGAATGAAAATGGAATTTGTCGGAAGGCATGGCGGCGCAGACAAGGCAACAAAGCTTACTGCCAGTCTAAATCGCATGATCACTCTTGCAGAAAGGATACAGCGCTTTGGGCCCGACCTAACAATCAGCTTTTGCTCACCTGAGGCATCAAGAATATCCTACGGGCTTGGAATCAGGCATGTTGCATTCTGTGATTCTCCGCATGCCGAAGCCGTAATGCGCCTATCTGTGCCGCTTGTGCAAAAACTGCTCATACCATGGATAATCCCAAAAGAAGAGTTTGTCAGATTTGGCATTGCCAAAAAGGACATAATCCCGTACAAGGCAATCGATGCTGCCGTCATTGTAAGAAACGCCAAGAAGAGCAGATATCGTGGCAAGCGCAAGAAAGCCATTCTGATAAGAATAGAAGAGGAGCAGGCAGCGTATGCAAAATCAGATTACAAAAAAATATCTGATATCATAAACAGAATTGCAAACGAGTTTACAGATGAAGATGTGGTTGTGCTTCCAAGATATAAACAGCAAGTCAGCGTTCTAAAAAGAGAGTTTGGAAGTAAGATAAAGATTTTAGATAAAGTAACTATAGGAAGCGATCTTTTGCAGAACACCGACGTTTTCGTAGGCTCTGGCGGCACCATGACTGCAGAGGCCGCGCTGTTTGGGATACATACAATATCATACAATGCAGTACCAAATCTGGTGCTAAACTACCTTGTCAGAAAAAAACTTGTGCATCTGCAGCCAGACCCAGCCAAGATCACAAATTTGGTGGCAAGACTTTTGCATTCAGATAAGGATACAGTGCGAGCACGCGCAAAAAACACTCTAATGTCCATGGAAGATCCTATAGAGAAGCTCAACGGCATAATCAAATCAAAGTAA
- a CDS encoding ABC transporter permease: protein MHPTLRLVNRNLTISLNPGFLVWQVLFPIVYIFVAGFAYTALIDSVSFGGVVLDYPAFIASGMIGFNIMNSTLVSGIIIWNDRRHGMFEQILVGPFTRRNYILSNVYTIGIVGLISAALITAIGFPLFFTSAQFNLLTIPFLVFASIVGSILFGSIASIISTRLRSSEGFNVIINTVFLFFAFVSTAFYPAEGAPEPLATGFYLNPLTYLVDIIRAGIFGHFTEFVMMEMAVLVSAAAILFIVAIKLLTRLDL, encoded by the coding sequence ATGCATCCGACTCTTAGGCTAGTAAACAGGAACTTGACGATCTCGCTCAACCCTGGATTTCTTGTTTGGCAGGTGTTATTTCCCATTGTCTACATTTTCGTTGCCGGATTCGCATATACAGCACTGATAGACTCTGTATCGTTTGGCGGTGTTGTGCTAGACTATCCTGCATTTATCGCATCTGGCATGATAGGATTTAACATAATGAACAGCACGCTGGTATCTGGCATAATAATCTGGAACGACAGGCGACATGGCATGTTCGAGCAGATTCTGGTGGGGCCATTTACGCGCCGCAACTATATTCTGAGCAACGTGTATACGATAGGAATTGTCGGGCTTATCAGCGCAGCTCTTATCACTGCAATCGGGTTCCCACTATTTTTCACATCAGCCCAGTTCAACCTTCTTACAATACCGTTTCTGGTGTTTGCATCAATAGTTGGCTCGATACTGTTTGGCTCGATAGCATCGATAATCTCAACACGCCTTAGATCAAGCGAGGGATTCAACGTGATAATTAACACAGTATTCCTTTTCTTTGCGTTTGTCAGTACTGCATTTTATCCTGCTGAAGGTGCGCCAGAGCCGCTTGCGACCGGATTTTATCTTAATCCACTCACATATCTTGTTGATATAATACGCGCCGGAATATTTGGCCACTTTACGGAATTTGTCATGATGGAAATGGCAGTACTTGTTAGCGCCGCCGCAATTTTATTCATAGTTGCAATCAAGCTGTTGACCAGACTAGATTTGTAA
- a CDS encoding ABC transporter ATP-binding protein → MSVIARSLAKSYDGVIAVDGIDLDVRSGSVFGFLGPNGAGKSTTIKLLTTLVPPTSGNIEILGINAVKHPLEVRKRIGVVLQQPSYEPNLSVEKSLEKYGMMWNVERKTRIDRTEELIDVFDLGEIRKRKNEDLSIGQRRRVQVAREFMHDMDLLFLDEPTVGLDPSARRRLLDFLKNKAKTGLTIFYTTHVLTEAEYLCDEIAVLNRGRILAVDTPEQLKNTFGQQKTIKIRLSERHHELADLVHGIPDCTIRFDTGTDIIIQSSKSELVLSQILQILIENNITVEDLSAMPTTLEEIFLKMVDTHASDS, encoded by the coding sequence ATGTCTGTAATTGCAAGATCACTGGCAAAGTCATATGACGGCGTGATCGCAGTGGATGGAATAGATCTTGACGTCCGATCCGGGAGCGTTTTTGGGTTTTTGGGTCCAAACGGCGCTGGCAAATCAACTACGATCAAGCTGCTCACAACATTGGTTCCTCCCACAAGCGGTAACATCGAGATTCTTGGGATAAATGCAGTCAAGCATCCGCTTGAAGTGCGCAAAAGAATCGGTGTTGTGCTGCAGCAGCCAAGCTACGAGCCAAACCTTTCTGTGGAAAAATCACTTGAAAAATATGGTATGATGTGGAATGTAGAAAGAAAAACACGCATTGACAGGACAGAAGAGCTAATAGATGTATTTGACCTAGGAGAGATACGAAAGCGCAAAAACGAGGATCTTTCAATAGGGCAAAGGCGCAGAGTCCAGGTAGCGCGCGAATTTATGCATGATATGGATTTGTTATTCTTGGATGAGCCCACAGTCGGACTTGATCCTAGCGCAAGAAGGAGACTGCTTGATTTTTTAAAAAACAAGGCAAAGACAGGACTGACGATATTTTACACTACACACGTGCTTACCGAGGCAGAATATCTATGCGATGAGATTGCCGTTTTAAACAGGGGCAGGATACTGGCTGTCGATACTCCAGAGCAACTAAAGAACACATTCGGGCAGCAGAAAACCATCAAAATACGCCTCTCTGAGAGGCACCATGAGCTGGCAGACCTCGTACATGGCATACCTGACTGCACTATCCGCTTTGACACGGGAACTGATATAATAATCCAATCCTCAAAGTCAGAGCTGGTACTATCGCAGATCTTGCAAATACTAATTGAGAACAACATTACAGTTGAAGATCTTTCCGCAATGCCGACTACGCTTGAAGAGATATTCCTAAAGATGGTAGATACACATGCATCCGACTCTTAG
- a CDS encoding single-stranded DNA-binding protein: MSEFDSLLSKLLEQRPELSRSDVEKLIAQKKEKIGAGYLTDQGALFLVASDLGLVISEPVKTEIGIKDLYSGAKEVTLQTRVLNVSPKKQFSRKDGSQFMLRNMTVYDNDSSVTVKLWDEKANLPELADIKPGDLIKIIKAYVKSDLNGEPTVNVGSGSSIERTMEESAIPSLESLTRDVSDVRDGEKNLIVSGIIDGSISYSQFTNMRGNQGSALRMRLKGKDGRSTRVVLWNKIESDIPKVIPPSAKVRLLGVKTRMNQQELEIHGSESTIIEIDSSQQIEPVVFRIISSLKNESGQRIILGVDKERRLLNIVDTANITSSFSPGEIVECMPSKLYGSNITIDSDSFVRKVDAENIPQPSELRTKIADVRPDNNYYCVEAIILKPPERRNIQTKSGETITLSEMYIEDDTAQIWVKGWRNQARLLDGCSIGEIVAISGVIGKPGLEGRTELSLTQFSSIQKKN; encoded by the coding sequence TTGTCCGAATTTGACTCGCTTCTCTCAAAATTACTCGAGCAAAGGCCCGAGCTATCCAGATCCGACGTGGAAAAACTGATCGCCCAGAAAAAGGAAAAGATAGGGGCCGGCTACCTTACCGATCAGGGCGCATTATTTCTGGTTGCATCAGATCTGGGTCTTGTCATCTCAGAGCCCGTAAAGACAGAAATCGGAATAAAGGATCTTTACTCAGGTGCCAAAGAGGTCACCTTACAGACTAGAGTTCTTAACGTCTCACCAAAAAAACAATTCTCAAGAAAGGACGGCTCTCAGTTCATGTTGCGAAACATGACCGTATATGATAATGATTCGTCTGTCACGGTAAAGCTGTGGGATGAGAAGGCCAACCTTCCAGAGCTGGCAGACATCAAGCCGGGCGATCTCATAAAGATAATCAAGGCGTATGTGAAATCCGATCTTAATGGAGAGCCGACAGTCAATGTTGGCTCTGGTTCTTCCATAGAGCGCACCATGGAGGAAAGCGCCATTCCCTCGCTAGAATCGCTCACAAGGGATGTAAGCGATGTCAGGGACGGGGAGAAAAATCTCATCGTTTCCGGAATTATTGACGGCAGTATATCTTACTCGCAGTTCACAAACATGCGTGGCAACCAAGGAAGCGCACTGCGCATGAGGCTGAAAGGAAAGGACGGGCGATCAACTAGAGTCGTCCTGTGGAACAAGATCGAATCTGACATTCCTAAAGTAATCCCCCCGTCGGCCAAGGTAAGATTGCTTGGAGTCAAGACTCGAATGAATCAGCAAGAGCTTGAAATCCATGGAAGCGAGTCCACCATAATAGAGATAGACTCCAGTCAGCAGATTGAACCGGTTGTATTTCGAATCATATCATCACTGAAAAATGAGAGCGGCCAGAGAATTATTCTTGGAGTTGACAAGGAAAGACGACTCTTGAATATAGTAGATACTGCAAACATCACCTCGTCATTTTCTCCAGGTGAGATCGTAGAGTGCATGCCATCAAAACTGTACGGTAGCAACATTACAATCGACTCTGACTCTTTTGTAAGAAAAGTGGATGCAGAAAACATTCCGCAGCCATCAGAGCTTAGGACAAAGATTGCAGATGTCAGACCAGACAATAATTATTATTGTGTGGAGGCAATTATACTCAAACCCCCAGAAAGGCGCAACATCCAGACAAAGTCAGGTGAGACAATAACCCTCTCTGAGATGTACATTGAAGATGACACTGCCCAGATATGGGTAAAGGGGTGGAGAAACCAGGCAAGACTTCTTGATGGATGCTCCATTGGAGAGATAGTTGCAATATCAGGTGTGATTGGAAAGCCAGGGCTTGAAGGCAGAACAGAGCTCTCTCTTACGCAGTTTTCCTCCATACAGAAAAAGAACTAG